One window of the Hoplias malabaricus isolate fHopMal1 chromosome Y, fHopMal1.hap1, whole genome shotgun sequence genome contains the following:
- the LOC136678588 gene encoding AP-1 complex subunit sigma-3-like produces MMRFLLLFSRQGKLRLQKWFLPLPEREKKKIIRDMTAMVLARKPRTCNFLHWRDLKIVYKRYASLYFCCGLEDQENELLALEVLHRYVELLDKYFGNVCELDIIFNFEKAYFILDEFLMGGEIQETSKLSIAKSIEASDMLQETMEEYMSKPAF; encoded by the exons ATG ATGCGTTTTCTGCTGCTCTTCAGTCGTCAAGGGAAGCTTCGGTTGCAGAAGTGGTTCTTGCCGTTGCctgaaagagaaaagaagaagatcATTCGGGATATGACCGCCATGGTGCTGGCGAGAAAACCACGCACATGTAACTTTCTGCACTGGAGGGACCTGAAGATTGTCTATAAGAG ATACGCCAGTCTGTATTTCTGCTGTGGTTTGGAGGATCAGGAAAATGAGCTGCTGGCTTTGGAAGTGCTGCACCGATACGTAGAGCTGCTTGACAAATACTTTGGCAAT GTGTGTGAACTCGACATCATCTTTAATTTTGAAAAGGCCTATTTTATCTTGGACGAGTTCCTGATGGGGGGAGAGATCCAGGAAACATCGAAACTGTCCATTGCTAAGTCCATTGAAGCTTCAGACATGCTGCAGGAG ACGATGGAGGAGTACATGAGTAAACCGGCCTTCTAG
- the LOC136678994 gene encoding secretogranin-2b-like has protein sequence MALSFRRLSAGESALVLAALLHSLVGVYAASLRYQRLREPPSYASPSSDMLKALEYIESLKRRTDGAPSEAPTGDYDEVDKFRLLVQLASLRDEDAARWPEWVRAALRTLEQQTAGGERHAHKSRRPTTTTEDTEGVGGMVRPHKKYPLMFEDEEIEDKRATEDLDEQYTAQSLANMRSLLEELGRLQKKRDAEDEEEDEDQNDAYRLRDVAYEDVAGGGDEWVPLEEQVETEELVKGSRQELERALADSEEESEAAAEPQRRRAGDQGEADENDDNDDTKLVDYYLLKVLEMTDQARKRDLQAEGMRRRLPSSSLSMNRPSLLDPQAIKQLLSAVSMKLQVPPEDLVGLLFMEETRKQQQQRLPEPHLARKPTPQQPRYRSRVIKYYSGKQPEVTVSEGPMDFKTEEILKALGLGNTASKNARYFTKPRPYKTAMSRYFAPSGRRGSLFATSDMNRAPSKRKDDYGDAVDEDEVATFLAAKLLTEYPDEEHKSAVDSRFPYEAYEEAMKGYFEQGDTGKSKPAKRDTQGKELMEEEEEAEEEEEAPQKPPTENGAVEQSEQQPLEAINEGEKEHHGKLVAGM, from the coding sequence ATGGCCCTCTCCTTTCGCAGGCTGTCCGCGGGAGAATCCGCGCTGGTGCTTGCCGCCCTCCTCCACTCGCTCGTTGGCGTGTACGCGGCGTCCCTCCGCTACCAGCGGCTGCGGGAGCCCCCGTCGTACGCGTCCCCGAGTTCAGACATGCTAAAGGCGCTGGAGTACATCGAGAGCCTTAAGCGGCGCACCGACGGCGCCCCAAGCGAGGCACCCACAGGGGACTACGACGAGGTGGACAAGTTCCGTTTGCTCGTTCAGCTTGCCTCGCTCCGAGACGAGGACGCCGCCCGCTGGCCGGAGTGGGTGCGAGCAGCGCTGCGCACGCTGGAACAGCAGACCGCAGGGGGCGAGCGACATGCGCACAAGTCCCGCAGACCAACCACGACCACCGAAGATACAGAAGGTGTTGGGGGCATGGTAAGACCTCACAAGAAGTATCCGCTCATGTTTGAGGACGAAGAGATAGAGGACAAGCGCGCCACAGAGGACCTGGACGAGCAGTACACGGCGCAGAGCCTCGCCAACATGCGCTCCCTGCTGGAGGAGCTCGGCAGACTGCAGAAAAAGAGGGACGCAGAGGACGAGGAAGAGGACGAGGACCAGAATGATGCATACCGGCTGCGGGACGTGGCGTACGAGGACGTAGCCGGTGGTGGAGACGAGTGGGTGCCGCTGGAGGAGCAGGTGGAGACCGAGGAGCTCGTGAAAGGCAGCCGGCAGGAGCTGGAGCGAGCGCTGGCAGACAGCGAAGAGGAGAGCGAGGCAGCGGCAGAACCGCAGCGCAGGCGAGCAGGAGACCAAGGAGAAGCAGATGAAAACGACGATAACGACGACACCAAGCTGGTGGACTACTACTTGCTGAAGGTGCTGGAGATGACGGACCAGGCTCGAAAGCGGGACTTGCAGGCGGAGGGTATGAGGAGACGTCTGCCCAGCTCAAGTCTGAGCATGAACCGCCCCTCGCTGCTCGACCCACAGGCCATCAAGCAACTCCTGTCAGCCGTGTCCATGAAGCTCCAGGTTCCTCCTGAAGATCTGGTGGGCTTGCTCTTCATGGAGGAGACTaggaagcagcagcagcagcgtcTGCCCGAGCCGCATCTGGCAAGGAAACCAACTCCACAGCAGCCTCGCTACCGGAGCCGTGTGATTAAGTACTACAGCGGGAAGCAGCCTGAAGTCACAGTGAGCGAAGGGCCCATGGACTTCAAGACTGAGGAGATTTTGAAGGCACTCGGACTGGGCAACACAGCAAGCAAGAATGCAAGGTACTTCACCAAGCCAAGGCCATACAAGACGGCCATGTCCAGGTACTTCGCTCCAAGTGGGCGGAGAGGCAGCCTCTTTGCCACGTCGGACATGAACAGAGCTcccagcaaaaggaaagatgattACGGTGACGCTGTGGATGAAGATGAAGTAGCTACCTTCCTTGCTGCCAAACTTCTGACAGAGTACCCAGATGAAGAGCACAAGAGCGCAGTAGATTCGCGGTTCCCATACGAGGCCTATGAAGAGGCCATGAAAGGTTATTTTGAGCAGGGGGACACAGGCAAGAGCAAGCCTGcaaagagagacacacaggGGAAAGAGCttatggaggaggaggaggaggcagaggaggaggaagaggcacCACAGAAGCCACCAACCGAGAATGGAGCGGTGGAGCAGAGTGAGCAGCAGCCCCTGGAGGCCATAAAcgaaggagagaaagagcatCATGGCAAACTGGTAGCTGGGATGTAG